A section of the Streptomyces xinghaiensis S187 genome encodes:
- a CDS encoding purine-nucleoside phosphorylase: MNASETSPHVPGAPDATAAAARLRELTGAESHDVALVMGSGWVPAADALGTPESDLPVTELPGFAPPAVEGHAGRIRSYRIGEKRALVFLGRTHYYEGHGVAAVTHGVRTAVAAGCKTVVLTNGCGGLRSGMRPGQPVLISDHINLTAVSPIVGANFVDLTDLYSARLRTLCREIDSTLEEGVYAQFPGPHYETPAEINMIRTLGADLVGMSTALEAIAAREAGAEVLGISLVTNLAAGMTGEPLNHEEVLQAGRDSATRMGSLLAQVLGRL, from the coding sequence GTGAACGCTTCTGAGACTTCCCCGCACGTCCCCGGCGCACCCGACGCCACCGCCGCCGCCGCCCGCCTGCGCGAGCTCACCGGTGCCGAGAGCCATGACGTGGCCCTCGTGATGGGATCCGGCTGGGTCCCCGCCGCGGATGCGCTGGGCACGCCGGAGAGCGATCTGCCGGTCACCGAGCTGCCCGGCTTCGCGCCGCCCGCCGTCGAGGGCCACGCGGGCAGGATCCGCTCGTACCGGATCGGGGAGAAGCGCGCGCTGGTCTTCCTCGGCCGCACCCACTACTACGAGGGCCACGGCGTCGCCGCCGTCACGCACGGGGTCCGCACCGCCGTGGCGGCCGGCTGCAAGACCGTCGTCCTGACCAACGGCTGCGGCGGCCTCCGCTCCGGCATGCGCCCGGGCCAGCCGGTCCTCATCAGCGATCACATCAACCTCACCGCGGTGTCGCCGATCGTGGGCGCCAACTTCGTCGACCTCACCGATCTGTACTCGGCCCGTCTCCGCACCCTGTGCCGGGAGATCGACAGCACCCTCGAAGAGGGCGTGTACGCGCAGTTCCCCGGCCCGCACTACGAGACCCCGGCCGAGATCAACATGATCCGCACCCTGGGCGCCGACCTCGTGGGCATGTCGACCGCCCTGGAGGCCATAGCGGCCCGCGAGGCGGGCGCCGAGGTGCTGGGCATCTCCCTGGTGACGAACCTGGCCGCGGGCATGACCGGCGAGCCGCTCAACCACGAGGAAGTGCTCCAGGCCGGCCGCGATTCGGCCACCCGCATGGGCAGCCTGCTCGCCCAGGTCCTCGGCCGCCTCTGA